One window of the Xiphias gladius isolate SHS-SW01 ecotype Sanya breed wild chromosome 11, ASM1685928v1, whole genome shotgun sequence genome contains the following:
- the zfand4 gene encoding AN1-type zinc finger protein 4 — protein MTDRKEPPFFNDDSVGAFHYKIPFYDTMELYIETLTGTCFELRVLPFEAVISVKAKIQRLEGIPVAQQHLIWNNLELDDEHCLHDYGIAEGCTLKLVLAMRGGPINTRRVTMEDPVKEVADLMEGTKEEGWEKSVASKQVTFVVYREGDQLNFFRVVDRGDGTLTPLSESLSGGSVYNVYGEEEEDGEYSAAAQQNLENSITMNKMKLLKAKMEDMNLNKKPKKAAKVKPRPPVSPHPCSGSLGPSSTRHHHRLFRSLPQISKPRQSNAQLPPIADHDTIDPSPPSSAATSAHFSIPRRPPPSFSSPSCYMLQEEEPWETCPPFAKIRPPPKVSRLDIGSTRLMRDCVCPQLPPLCTRGPPEATFDPAETAGEAVGLGSLEEATGLLAPTQPGAPFGELTDPLSLNVSTQPEGGCRSLEVGAQHQLPLPPSPLSTWTLGTSDTLTSRADRTQFGKSFHINPPSQLPDSTSQSTSTRPLPQPFDSTLSCLQTNLQAQSSVQVKPDNTSPHPSTTSSTYPPRLHGVKVESHGKRPELISKREARGITEFANQASKEPLGPLNSSELLASLSTRAPGGSSSSSRDSLGESLGLALTLPPATASGQCTHRSRLPSIPTNRILKDDLMRQTASLHRAAASYMATNTLASAGRVMTSFGRIGTPTYHLPPVKAPIGSKKKSAKHCFLCGKKTGLATSYECRCGHNFCATHRYAEAHDCTYDYKSAGRRFLQETNPLISAPKLPKI, from the exons ATGACCGACAGGAAGGAGCCGCCCTTTTTTAATGACGACAGCGTGGGGGCTTTTCATTATAAGATCCCTTTCTATGACACTATGGAGCTCTACATAGAGACCCTGACAGGGACCTGTTTTGAGCTGCGTGTGTTACCCTTTGAGGCTGTCATTTCAGTCAAGGCGAAGATCCAGAGGCTGGAAG GTATCCCTGTTGCCCAGCAACATCTTATCTGGAACAATCTGGAGCTGGACGATGAACATTGTCTACATGACTATGG catTGCAGAGGGCTGCACTTTGAAGCTGGTCTTAGCTATGAGAGGAGGGCCAATTAACACCAGGAGAG TAACCATGGAGGATCCTGTCAAAGAGGTGGCTGACCTGATGGAGGGCACAAAGGAGGAGGGTTGGGAGAAAAGCGTGGCCAGCAAGCAGGTCACGTTTGTGGTCTATCGTGAGGGGGACCAGCTAAACTTCTTTCGAGTGGTCGACAGGGGAGATGGCACCCTGACCCCTCTATCTGAATCTCTGAG TGGTGGCTCAGTGTACAATGTGtacggagaggaggaggaggatggagagtaTTCTGCAGCTGCGCAGCAGAACCTTGAGAACTCCATCACCATGAACAAAATGAAGCTGCTCAAAGCCAAGATGGAGGACATGAACCTCAACAAGAAA CCGAAGAAAGCAGCAAAGGTAAAACCACGGCCTCCTGTCAGCCCACATCCCTGCAGTGGCTCACTAGGACCTTCCAGCACAAGACACCATCATCGCCTCTTTCGTTCACTCCCCCAGATCAGCAAGCCTCGGCAGTCAAATGCACAACTACCTCCAATCGCTGACCATGACACTATAGACCCCTCCCCGCCTTCCTCTGCTGCAACCTCTGCCCACTTCTCCATCCCTAGACGACCACCTCCCTCGTTCTCCTCGCCTTCTTGTTATATGCTTCAGGAGGAGGAGCCATGGGAGACATGCCCACCATTTGCAAAAATACGGCCCCCTCCCAAAGTTTCCCGGTTGGACATTGGCAGCACCAGGTTGATGAGGGACTGTGTGTGCCCTCAGCTCCCTCCACTGTGTACCAGGGGGCCACCTGAAGCCACCTTTGACCCAGCTGAGACTGCAGGGGAGGCAGTTGGGCTTGGTTCGTTAGAGGAAGCTACTGGGCTGCTGGCGCCAACACAACCTGGAGCTCCATTTGGAGAATTGACAGATCCTCTGAGTCTGAATGTGTCCACCCAGCCAGAGGGAGGTTGTCGGTCCCTCGAGGTTGGGGCTCAGCACCAATTGCCCCTCCCCCCGTCCCCCCTTAGTACCTGGACACTTGGGACAAGTGATACTCTCACCAGCAGAGCTGATAGGACACAGTTTGGCAAATCTTTTCATATCAACCCTCCCTCTCAATTACCCGACTCCACCTCACAATCCACTTCTACCAGACCGCTGCCTCAGCCTTTTGATTCCACTCTTTCCTGTTTACAGACCAACCTTCAAGCACAATCCTCCGTACAAGTGAAGCCAGACAACACATCCCCTCACCCCTCCACCACTTCGTCAACTTATCCGCCACGCCTTCATGGTGTTAAAGTTGAGTCACATGGCAAGAGGCCAGAGCTGATCTCAAAAAGGGAAGCAAGAGGCATCACTGAATTCGCTAACCAAGCCTCTAAGGAGCCACTGGGGCCTTTGAACAGCTCTGAGCTCTTGGCTTCTCTCTCCACAAGGGCTCcaggcggcagcagcagcagcagcagggacagccTTGGAGAGAGTCTGGGACTTGCACTGACATTGCCTCCTGCCACTGCCTCAGGACAGTGCACCCACCGCTCCAGGCTGCCATCCATCCCAACTAACAGGATCCTTAAGGATGATCTCATGAGACAAACAGCATCGTTGCATCGAGCAGCAGCCTCTTATATG GCCACCAACACACTTGCATCAGCTGGACGAGTCATGACCTCATTCGGGAGAATAG GCACTCCAACTTACCACCTACCTCCAGTCAAGGCTCCCATAGGCAGCAAGAAGAAGAGCGCAAAGCACTGCTTCCTCTGTGGCAAGAAGACTGGCCTGGCCACCAGCTACGAGTGCAG GTGTGGTCACAACTTCTGTGCCACGCACCGCTACGCAGAGGCTCATGACTGCACTTACGACTACAAGAGTGCCGGGCGCCGATTTCTGCAAGAGACCAACCCTCTTATCAGTGCTCCCAAGCTGCCTAAGATCTAG